The following coding sequences are from one uncultured Desulfobacter sp. window:
- a CDS encoding TonB-dependent receptor — protein MTATKFTTQLDKIPTNISLISREELDKFPGHYNAITVLEAANIPGLFFSNNVFGGGSASTSISTRGSEVSSWGMKVMINGIELNRGNGNISAGRMAVHDIERIEITKTPSAEYGDQATGGVINIITRAADKPVEGKAGIAFTSLGGGNGYSVINGTRDQWEYYIDASAQREDTYQDKGFQDGNNVYTRVGYALNNGAQLTFHGSYNDTKGLYAAGLTRDQFNEDSSQNPNTGADYDYESEDILGAMVYKQQLGRHELMAKMEVQTCDYQLYWGHLTHMDSLQAHPEVNVTFSNDISDMANKLVIGGEYRYHDYDVNRYTASSFHDVTAINQDFTRKDISYAGYVQDELQVTDALTVTAGLRYDFFDLEQNAHIMGSDSWDQETGDISPKLGFTYQFCDELNLFAGYNSGIKSPVRLPVYYTNGQLEPEKLRAFELGIRGNVAGWFNYNMALFRQTVKDKFVLPSADWTAQYENAGETSSKGIEIGAGAKLPHGFYTSANFTYQDAKFEEFVSMGVDYSGNKLTGVPDIIFAFTLGYRNQILGDFSLNPVYMGRRYFNYANTNEEDGYWVLNARYLKKIGRLELYLTANNLFDKSAVGDGSGNPGSESLYPISGFNTVIGMNVAF, from the coding sequence GTGACCGCCACCAAATTCACCACACAGTTGGATAAAATACCGACCAATATCAGCCTTATTTCCCGGGAAGAACTGGATAAATTTCCAGGGCATTACAATGCCATCACCGTGCTTGAGGCGGCAAACATTCCGGGACTGTTTTTTTCCAACAACGTGTTTGGCGGCGGAAGCGCGAGCACCTCGATAAGCACCAGGGGCAGCGAGGTCTCAAGTTGGGGAATGAAGGTAATGATCAATGGTATCGAGCTGAACCGGGGAAATGGGAACATATCGGCCGGCCGCATGGCCGTACATGACATAGAGCGCATTGAAATCACCAAAACACCCTCAGCCGAGTATGGGGACCAGGCCACGGGCGGTGTGATCAATATCATTACCCGGGCGGCAGACAAACCTGTGGAAGGCAAGGCAGGAATCGCCTTTACAAGCCTTGGCGGCGGTAACGGCTACAGCGTGATCAATGGAACCCGGGACCAATGGGAATACTACATTGATGCGTCGGCACAACGTGAAGATACCTACCAGGACAAAGGTTTCCAGGATGGTAACAACGTTTATACCAGGGTGGGCTATGCACTCAACAACGGTGCACAATTGACCTTCCACGGATCTTATAATGACACCAAAGGGCTTTATGCCGCCGGCCTGACCAGGGATCAATTTAATGAAGACTCATCCCAAAATCCCAATACCGGGGCTGATTATGACTATGAATCAGAAGATATTCTAGGGGCCATGGTCTATAAACAACAGTTGGGGCGCCATGAACTCATGGCGAAAATGGAAGTTCAGACCTGTGATTACCAGCTGTACTGGGGTCATTTAACCCACATGGATTCCTTACAGGCACATCCGGAAGTGAATGTGACCTTTAGCAATGACATTTCGGACATGGCAAACAAATTGGTAATCGGCGGAGAGTACCGCTATCATGATTACGATGTGAACAGGTATACGGCATCAAGCTTTCATGACGTAACAGCCATCAATCAGGATTTCACCAGAAAGGATATCAGTTATGCAGGATATGTACAGGACGAGTTGCAGGTAACCGACGCATTGACGGTTACTGCCGGGCTCCGCTATGACTTTTTTGATCTGGAACAAAACGCCCACATTATGGGCAGCGATTCCTGGGATCAAGAAACAGGAGATATAAGCCCCAAACTTGGTTTTACATATCAATTTTGCGATGAGCTCAACCTGTTTGCAGGGTATAACAGCGGCATTAAAAGTCCGGTCAGGTTGCCGGTATATTATACAAACGGCCAATTGGAACCGGAAAAGCTTCGGGCATTTGAATTAGGTATCCGGGGTAATGTCGCCGGTTGGTTTAACTACAACATGGCCCTTTTCCGGCAAACCGTAAAAGATAAATTTGTTTTACCCAGCGCTGACTGGACGGCGCAATACGAAAACGCAGGGGAAACCAGTTCCAAGGGCATTGAAATCGGGGCCGGGGCAAAACTGCCCCATGGGTTTTATACCTCCGCCAATTTTACATACCAGGACGCCAAATTTGAAGAATTTGTCAGCATGGGGGTAGACTATTCCGGAAATAAACTGACCGGTGTACCGGATATAATCTTTGCCTTTACACTGGGCTACCGGAATCAAATCCTGGGTGATTTTTCTCTGAATCCTGTGTACATGGGCAGGCGGTATTTCAACTACGCCAACACCAATGAAGAAGACGGTTATTGGGTATTAAACGCCAGGTATTTAAAAAAAATCGGGCGGCTTGAACTTTACCTTACGGCAAACAACCTGTTCGATAAAAGCGCTGTCGGAGACGGCAGCGGTAATCCCGGCAGTGAATCCCTGTATCCCATATCGGGATTCAACACGGTCATCGGAATGAATGTAGCCTTCTAA
- a CDS encoding AraC family transcriptional regulator produces MLSDVLIKNNQGDFVDFKPLASENALINSNEIIRPLPEQKGRGSFSSFSICEGLGIGICRCQFDEDYTARFTLKNPFFSFVFCIKGNSLLPCGLCPVSQVSVSPGRSYAGFFDDRVAERKIKGRQEVISVAIHVAPDFLMELFSPSHLRGAEFADSLENTFKSYHFYRAHIMTSQMKITIYQILNNPHKGRVGRIYMESKALELIALRLEQVVQPDCFPESPPLSSPGDRDRIFRARDLLIKKLSYPPSLRELARQAGMSHTQLNKGFRKVFGCTVFEYLRKERLSYARMRIEENPDDLTRIAYESGFCSSSHFAASFLKAYGIRPSEYRKSMIYRSNRT; encoded by the coding sequence ATGCTCTCTGATGTTTTGATCAAAAATAATCAAGGTGACTTTGTAGATTTTAAGCCCCTGGCATCTGAAAATGCGCTGATCAATTCAAATGAGATTATCCGCCCATTACCCGAACAAAAGGGAAGGGGGAGTTTTTCTTCTTTTTCGATATGTGAGGGGCTGGGAATAGGGATCTGTCGCTGTCAATTTGACGAAGATTATACGGCCCGGTTTACGTTAAAAAATCCTTTTTTCTCTTTCGTTTTTTGTATCAAAGGAAATAGTCTTTTGCCTTGCGGCCTTTGTCCTGTAAGTCAAGTCTCTGTATCACCGGGCCGGTCATATGCCGGTTTTTTTGACGACCGTGTTGCAGAACGCAAAATTAAGGGGCGGCAGGAAGTGATTTCAGTTGCCATCCATGTGGCGCCTGACTTTTTAATGGAGTTGTTCAGTCCGTCCCATCTCCGGGGAGCCGAATTTGCTGATTCCTTGGAAAATACATTTAAGAGCTACCATTTTTATAGAGCCCACATCATGACATCCCAGATGAAAATTACGATATACCAAATCCTGAACAACCCTCACAAAGGCAGGGTCGGAAGAATCTATATGGAAAGCAAGGCGCTTGAACTGATTGCCCTGAGATTGGAACAGGTAGTTCAACCCGATTGTTTTCCTGAAAGCCCTCCTCTTTCAAGTCCCGGGGACAGGGACCGTATTTTCCGGGCCCGGGATCTGCTGATCAAAAAGCTGTCATACCCGCCCTCACTCAGGGAACTGGCCCGGCAGGCAGGGATGAGCCACACCCAGCTGAATAAAGGATTCAGGAAGGTTTTTGGGTGTACGGTGTTTGAATATCTGAGAAAAGAACGCCTCTCTTACGCCCGGATGCGGATCGAAGAAAATCCGGACGATTTGACAAGGATCGCTTATGAATCAGGATTCTGCAGTTCAAGCCATTTTGCGGCTTCATTTCTCAAAGCATACGGCATACGGCCTTCAGAATATCGTAAATCCATGATCTATAGATCAAATCGGACCTGA
- a CDS encoding ZinT/AdcA family metal-binding protein: MTHLKRAKKKAWFTIITIGLSIFLTTLIQAETADDTFNDWQGEYLSREFANERPEMDEAYQKVAIEAKKLGKTYTVEQIKEIFTRMMHTQFQRISLHGDTICFYDKKEPMAKLQYRAVGTIPDTYKDNDLEWYAFEAVNETAGTCKYKYIIMLKIHHHQNGQPHFHLRYGSKGFETLTGKDMENWWPTIVKTDFDINAYVKKMNAKIMAKVLP, from the coding sequence ATGACACATTTAAAACGGGCAAAGAAAAAAGCGTGGTTCACGATTATTACAATTGGTCTTAGTATTTTTCTGACAACACTGATACAAGCAGAAACTGCAGACGATACCTTCAATGACTGGCAGGGCGAATACCTCAGCAGAGAGTTTGCCAATGAACGGCCCGAAATGGATGAGGCGTATCAAAAAGTAGCGATAGAGGCAAAAAAATTGGGGAAAACGTATACCGTGGAACAAATAAAGGAAATTTTCACGAGAATGATGCACACACAATTCCAGCGTATTTCCCTGCACGGGGACACCATCTGCTTTTACGATAAAAAAGAACCTATGGCAAAACTTCAGTATAGAGCGGTGGGCACGATTCCTGATACCTATAAAGACAATGACTTGGAGTGGTATGCATTTGAAGCCGTGAATGAGACGGCAGGGACTTGTAAATACAAGTATATCATAATGCTCAAAATACATCACCACCAGAACGGCCAGCCCCATTTTCATCTCAGATACGGCAGCAAGGGGTTTGAAACGCTGACCGGGAAGGATATGGAAAACTGGTGGCCCACTATCGTCAAAACAGACTTTGACATAAATGCCTATGTCAAAAAAATGAATGCAAAGATAATGGCCAAGGTGCTTCCATGA
- a CDS encoding MBL fold metallo-hydrolase: protein MLKKPENNSFCLCPLASGSKGNAVFVSTPDTAVLVDAGLSGIEVQRRLAAVGRTPDELKAIIITHEHTDHVKGAGILSRRFNIPVYVTADTFKACKGLGKIERLNFFECGSAFEIGSLGVNPFAISHDACDPAGLTLQHHGKKIGIATDLGVVTNLVRTHLSCANALYIEANHDPEMLMAGPYPWYLKQRIQSRKGHISNQEARDLVAQVAHEDLAHVVLAHLSEENNCPEKASTEMAKNLDPLATTLHVAGPDKPGEMIRL from the coding sequence ATGCTGAAGAAGCCGGAAAATAATTCATTCTGTCTATGTCCCCTTGCCAGCGGCAGCAAGGGGAATGCCGTATTCGTATCCACACCGGATACTGCCGTACTTGTTGATGCCGGGCTTTCGGGCATAGAAGTTCAGCGTCGGCTGGCCGCCGTCGGCCGGACGCCGGATGAACTGAAAGCCATCATCATCACCCACGAACACACCGATCACGTCAAAGGGGCAGGGATATTGAGCCGCAGGTTCAATATCCCTGTCTATGTAACCGCCGATACCTTTAAGGCCTGCAAGGGCCTGGGTAAAATTGAGCGCCTCAATTTTTTTGAATGCGGGTCGGCCTTTGAGATCGGTTCCCTGGGGGTCAATCCCTTTGCCATCAGCCACGATGCCTGCGATCCTGCAGGCCTTACCTTGCAACACCATGGAAAAAAAATCGGCATTGCCACGGACCTCGGGGTGGTCACAAATCTTGTGAGAACCCATTTAAGCTGCGCCAATGCCTTGTATATTGAAGCCAACCATGATCCGGAAATGCTCATGGCAGGTCCCTATCCCTGGTATTTAAAACAGCGGATTCAGTCGCGAAAAGGCCATATCTCCAACCAGGAAGCAAGGGACCTTGTGGCCCAGGTGGCCCACGAGGATCTTGCCCATGTGGTGCTTGCCCATCTAAGCGAAGAAAACAATTGTCCTGAAAAAGCATCCACAGAGATGGCCAAAAATCTTGATCCCTTAGCCACGACCCTGCATGTTGCCGGCCCGGACAAACCCGGTGAAATGATCCGGCTGTAA
- a CDS encoding class I SAM-dependent methyltransferase, protein MVQTLHSPNTPYPSMAFLFDALVAPVNLAVLETAVELDMGHILNSTANVDDIAKKLGIQTDTTGLIHFLDAMVAMGLANKENNTYSNTDLGTHFLDKESPVFVGDYIQSMKILVQKNLAGMAGIIKTGPPKVSQEDSWQSESRWEQAVAHLAIGQRAGMAAIYADLVQELPEFEGVKKILDLGGGPGLIGAEILGRLPGAKGVLLELPAIIPLARQELKEQGAAERISFIAGDYNEVDLGHGYDLIWASHNLYFVKNRPSFFRRIKNALADNGVFVCVHEGLTHEQTAPASIVLMRLSSALEKEGQYLSFEKGEISACLKQAEFGKVDSRMIELPTGESELVIARVKGV, encoded by the coding sequence ATGGTACAAACGCTTCACTCACCCAACACTCCGTATCCATCCATGGCATTTTTGTTTGATGCCCTGGTTGCCCCCGTAAACTTAGCAGTTCTGGAGACGGCCGTTGAACTTGATATGGGGCACATTTTAAACAGCACCGCCAACGTAGATGACATCGCAAAAAAGCTGGGGATACAGACCGACACCACCGGCCTCATCCATTTCCTGGATGCCATGGTCGCAATGGGATTGGCGAATAAGGAAAACAACACATACAGCAACACGGATTTAGGAACCCATTTCCTTGACAAAGAGAGCCCGGTTTTTGTGGGCGATTATATCCAAAGCATGAAGATTCTGGTGCAAAAGAATCTGGCCGGTATGGCAGGAATCATAAAAACCGGGCCGCCGAAGGTATCCCAAGAAGACTCCTGGCAAAGCGAATCCCGGTGGGAACAAGCCGTGGCGCATCTGGCCATTGGCCAGCGTGCCGGCATGGCGGCCATCTATGCGGATCTGGTTCAGGAATTGCCGGAGTTCGAAGGCGTCAAAAAAATCCTTGACCTGGGCGGTGGACCCGGGCTCATCGGGGCAGAAATCCTTGGCCGTCTTCCCGGGGCAAAGGGCGTGCTCCTGGAGTTGCCGGCCATCATCCCCCTGGCCAGACAGGAACTTAAAGAACAAGGGGCGGCCGAGCGGATTTCCTTTATTGCAGGCGACTATAATGAAGTGGATTTAGGCCACGGCTATGACCTGATCTGGGCCAGCCATAACCTCTATTTTGTAAAAAACAGACCCTCTTTTTTCCGGCGCATCAAAAATGCTTTGGCAGACAACGGTGTCTTTGTCTGCGTGCACGAAGGATTGACCCATGAGCAGACTGCACCGGCAAGTATTGTCTTGATGCGGCTTTCCAGTGCCCTGGAAAAGGAAGGGCAATATCTTTCCTTTGAGAAGGGAGAGATCTCTGCCTGCCTTAAACAAGCAGAATTTGGCAAAGTTGATTCAAGAATGATTGAGTTGCCCACAGGAGAGTCGGAACTGGTGATAGCCAGGGTAAAGGGCGTTTGA
- a CDS encoding efflux transporter outer membrane subunit, whose amino-acid sequence MMRYALIAILQMSVFFIAGCNLISPDPVAEMSLEMPEAYVHQTETATPQSGEATPDGGWWLAFDVDELNDLIQAGFEANHDLKVLKARVDQALAKVKSERSNLGPTLDYALGGKKKYSQSKTSGQSRVSDNSYSYSADLNAGYTLDLWGKNRADISARELEYLAAVQDLADGALTLSTEIADTWVDIVSVRTRIQVLNRQIKANRMTLKLQELRYINGVATALDVSQQRQALAQVLSAMPLLEKEEKQQIHALGLSLGRTPGTPVRVSSADLPQTFLGPQPGIPADLLENRADIRAARMRLDAAALDVASAKADLFPELTLSASAAFSSGTLDLLFQNWVFSLGAALAGPLLDGGDRKAEIERTRAVVREAVNTYAKIVAGAICEVEDALVAIDRQNAYIDLLEQQLAAVKVTLQDARVQYLNGQSSYLNYLSAWASMESLERQLVSERATYVKARIALYNVTGRPTFFFNAAPAQANNTGAK is encoded by the coding sequence ATGATGCGTTATGCCTTGATCGCCATTTTACAGATGTCGGTTTTTTTTATTGCCGGCTGCAATCTGATCTCCCCTGATCCTGTGGCTGAGATGTCCCTTGAGATGCCTGAGGCCTATGTTCATCAAACAGAAACCGCAACGCCCCAATCCGGTGAGGCAACTCCGGATGGCGGGTGGTGGCTCGCCTTTGATGTTGATGAACTCAATGACTTGATTCAGGCAGGATTTGAGGCCAATCATGATTTAAAGGTGCTCAAGGCCAGGGTGGACCAAGCCCTGGCTAAAGTGAAAAGCGAACGATCAAATCTTGGCCCCACCCTTGATTACGCCCTTGGTGGTAAAAAAAAATATTCCCAGTCTAAAACGTCCGGTCAATCAAGGGTTTCGGATAATAGTTACAGCTATTCTGCTGACCTGAATGCCGGCTATACCCTGGACCTGTGGGGGAAAAACCGTGCCGATATCAGTGCAAGGGAACTGGAATACCTGGCCGCCGTTCAGGATCTGGCGGACGGGGCATTGACCCTGTCCACGGAAATTGCAGATACCTGGGTGGATATTGTGTCTGTACGAACCCGCATCCAGGTGCTTAATCGGCAGATAAAGGCCAACCGAATGACGCTGAAACTCCAGGAATTGCGCTATATTAACGGCGTGGCCACGGCCCTGGATGTGTCCCAGCAGCGACAGGCCCTGGCCCAGGTGCTTTCTGCCATGCCCTTGCTTGAAAAAGAGGAAAAGCAACAGATCCATGCCCTGGGCCTCTCTTTGGGCCGGACACCCGGAACCCCTGTGAGGGTGTCCTCCGCTGATCTGCCCCAGACCTTTCTGGGGCCCCAGCCCGGCATCCCTGCTGACCTGCTCGAAAACAGGGCCGATATCCGGGCCGCCCGGATGCGGCTTGATGCCGCTGCCCTGGATGTGGCATCGGCCAAAGCTGACCTGTTTCCGGAATTGACCCTCTCCGCCTCGGCGGCATTTTCCAGCGGCACCCTGGATCTGCTGTTTCAAAATTGGGTGTTCTCCCTGGGTGCGGCCCTGGCCGGCCCCTTGCTTGACGGCGGGGATCGTAAAGCCGAAATCGAGCGCACCCGGGCCGTGGTCCGTGAAGCGGTGAATACCTATGCCAAAATCGTCGCCGGCGCCATTTGCGAGGTGGAAGACGCCCTGGTGGCCATTGACCGTCAGAACGCCTATATTGATCTTTTGGAACAGCAGCTTGCGGCCGTCAAAGTGACCCTGCAGGATGCCCGGGTCCAGTATTTGAACGGTCAGAGCAGTTATTTGAACTATCTTTCGGCCTGGGCCTCCATGGAGAGCCTGGAACGCCAACTGGTCAGCGAGCGGGCCACCTATGTCAAAGCGCGCATCGCATTGTATAACGTAACAGGCCGGCCAACGTTTTTCTTTAACGCCGCCCCGGCACAAGCCAATAATACCGGAGCCAAGTGA
- a CDS encoding choice-of-anchor Q domain-containing protein — protein MKRENGKSMLLSLFLFVVLFLGISDQAFGSVFKKLYVDASVTSSGTGESWAEAVKTIQEAIDKANSMWMQCYSPYNSIYVKAGTYSLSDTITIDKVASIYGGFPNTANPAFADRDWEAYPTIIDGNNAYQCIKAGVRYFLLDGFVIRNGFASFGGGLYTRKKTPVSCNSINGEYYMSPLLRNCKFISNTATSSGGAIYDGGTLDDGGADLRIVNCEFTNNHAKDGGAIYAVYSSPNISQSKFTGNTAESYGGALNGNWINQTTDALAYIINSVFYNNSAQAGGAIHSYIFYPRIRNCTFYQNSASIDGGGFHSFSYLINPADIQNSILWGNTPNQLVYSVSNTTYLKVDWNDIQGGWTPVANNINIDPGFAGATDFHLTEGSPCIDAGRSFSTYSYDIEGVARPQDGDFDGVADWDMGAFEFEGYEPDPDKDGDTDGKDLFDLANNFSLAKLVIFCDAFGSSALNDE, from the coding sequence ATGAAAAGGGAAAATGGGAAATCAATGTTATTGTCGTTGTTTTTATTTGTCGTTTTATTTTTGGGTATATCCGATCAAGCATTTGGCTCTGTTTTTAAAAAACTGTATGTGGATGCATCCGTTACATCAAGCGGGACGGGAGAAAGCTGGGCCGAAGCTGTTAAGACCATTCAGGAAGCCATAGACAAGGCAAATTCAATGTGGATGCAATGCTATTCCCCATATAACAGCATTTATGTCAAAGCAGGAACCTATAGTTTATCAGATACCATTACCATTGATAAAGTAGCCAGTATTTATGGCGGATTCCCGAATACTGCCAATCCGGCATTTGCCGATAGGGACTGGGAGGCTTATCCGACCATTATAGACGGAAATAACGCATATCAATGTATAAAGGCGGGTGTCAGGTATTTCCTGCTTGACGGATTTGTTATTAGAAATGGGTTCGCATCATTTGGCGGCGGCCTGTATACTAGAAAAAAAACACCGGTATCCTGTAATTCAATAAATGGCGAGTATTATATGTCGCCTCTCCTTAGGAATTGTAAATTCATCAGCAATACTGCGACTAGCTCGGGTGGTGCCATATATGATGGCGGTACCTTAGATGATGGTGGCGCTGATTTAAGAATAGTTAATTGTGAGTTTACAAATAACCATGCCAAAGACGGTGGGGCTATTTACGCCGTATATAGTTCTCCGAATATAAGCCAGTCCAAATTCACCGGCAATACAGCCGAGTCCTATGGTGGCGCCTTAAATGGAAATTGGATCAATCAGACCACCGATGCCTTGGCGTATATAATCAACTCTGTTTTCTACAATAATTCCGCCCAGGCAGGTGGTGCGATTCACAGTTACATTTTTTATCCCAGGATAAGGAATTGTACTTTTTATCAAAATTCGGCATCCATTGACGGCGGTGGTTTCCACTCGTTCAGCTATTTGATAAATCCGGCCGATATTCAAAACAGCATCTTATGGGGGAACACACCAAATCAACTGGTATACTCGGTTAGTAACACAACGTATCTTAAAGTGGACTGGAACGATATCCAGGGTGGCTGGACGCCTGTGGCAAATAATATAAACATAGATCCGGGATTTGCAGGAGCCACTGATTTTCATCTTACTGAAGGCTCTCCTTGTATTGATGCCGGAAGAAGTTTCTCTACATATTCTTATGATATAGAAGGTGTTGCCAGACCCCAGGATGGTGATTTTGACGGCGTGGCGGACTGGGATATGGGAGCCTTTGAGTTCGAAGGATATGAACCTGATCCCGATAAAGACGGTGATACGGACGGAAAGGATCTGTTCGATCTGGCAAATAACTTCAGCCTGGCTAAACTGGTCATTTTCTGTGACGCATTCGGCAGCAGCGCTTTAAATGATGAATAA
- a CDS encoding protein tyrosine phosphatase family protein, with protein sequence MKMMNDILNFLPITDSLSTSGQPTEAQLSALAEEGYELIINLALHDDPRYALKDETSYVKSLGIEYIHIPVQFDKPLKSDLESFFNAVASNKNKKIHIHCAVNMRVTAFLGLYFLIREGKSKEDAFKPMWQIWKPDSVWSSFIDSMMVEFSN encoded by the coding sequence ATGAAAATGATGAATGACATTTTGAACTTTCTTCCCATTACGGATTCTCTTTCTACATCAGGCCAACCGACGGAAGCTCAGCTTTCTGCGTTAGCTGAAGAGGGATATGAATTAATAATTAACCTGGCCCTTCATGATGATCCACGATACGCCTTAAAGGATGAGACATCATATGTTAAATCGCTTGGGATAGAATATATCCACATTCCTGTGCAGTTTGATAAGCCATTAAAAAGTGATTTGGAATCATTTTTCAATGCGGTTGCTTCCAATAAAAATAAGAAGATCCATATACATTGCGCTGTTAATATGCGGGTAACCGCTTTTTTAGGACTGTATTTCTTGATTCGAGAAGGCAAATCAAAAGAGGATGCCTTTAAACCAATGTGGCAAATATGGAAGCCTGATTCTGTTTGGTCTTCATTCATTGATTCAATGATGGTAGAGTTTTCCAATTAA